Proteins from a single region of Bdellovibrio bacteriovorus HD100:
- a CDS encoding biotin--[acetyl-CoA-carboxylase] ligase: MAKDNPVSDIRIGQVTSQWAEGNHLYVAYQKEMTSTNAIAKEEAFAENLMEESLCLYVTDHQTAGRGRGKNTWIDARPGSSLLSSWSYLLGVKPQPTTSCLIGLAVYRACSTTWPFLAWNLKAPNDIYIGDKKIAGILLENVAQGDEVRLIVGLGLNVTDSPEDVDTATSLIESLPVGAPLLGQDYMAFLDRLMFELTDAVSHAEESLSPTDQLSLLTALNKHPLLKEKYTGMEADGSLLVGDKKINWSTL; the protein is encoded by the coding sequence ATGGCGAAGGACAATCCGGTTTCTGACATTCGCATTGGACAAGTCACTTCCCAGTGGGCCGAAGGCAATCACTTGTACGTGGCTTATCAAAAAGAAATGACCAGCACCAACGCCATCGCCAAGGAAGAGGCCTTTGCCGAAAACCTGATGGAAGAATCCTTGTGCCTGTATGTGACGGACCACCAGACCGCGGGTCGTGGCCGTGGCAAGAACACCTGGATTGATGCACGCCCGGGCAGTTCTCTTCTGAGCTCGTGGTCTTATCTTTTGGGTGTAAAACCCCAGCCGACCACATCCTGTCTTATTGGGCTTGCGGTGTATCGTGCGTGCTCGACAACCTGGCCGTTTTTGGCCTGGAATCTGAAAGCTCCCAATGACATTTACATCGGCGACAAAAAAATTGCCGGCATCCTGCTTGAAAACGTCGCCCAAGGTGATGAGGTTCGTTTGATCGTGGGATTGGGTCTGAATGTCACGGATTCCCCGGAAGACGTCGACACTGCCACCAGCCTGATTGAGTCCCTGCCCGTTGGCGCCCCGCTGTTGGGTCAGGACTATATGGCGTTCCTGGATCGTTTGATGTTTGAACTGACGGATGCTGTTTCACACGCTGAAGAATCCTTAAGCCCGACAGACCAGCTTTCTTTGCTGACGGCCCTGAACAAACATCCTTTGCTGAAAGAAAAGTACACAGGGATGGAAGCCGACGGCA
- the def gene encoding peptide deformylase: MIMKILTFPDPKLREVSQPVKTFGPEIAKLAEDMVETMYHANGIGLAAPQVGELVRMVVIDTRPKDEKGRRYKYEEMTELEAAVKQPLILINPEIVKGEGKTTFDEGCLSIPGYYETVERYNYIEMKAFDVNGKEYIVKTDGLLAICMQHEMDHLEGTLFIDHLSFVKGNKIKNQIKKYGYPVKKEKEGDATTADEEKCEV; the protein is encoded by the coding sequence ATGATCATGAAAATCCTCACATTCCCAGACCCGAAGTTGCGTGAAGTTTCGCAGCCGGTGAAGACTTTTGGACCTGAAATCGCCAAATTGGCCGAAGACATGGTTGAAACCATGTACCACGCCAACGGGATCGGTCTGGCAGCCCCTCAAGTAGGCGAGCTGGTTCGCATGGTCGTGATCGACACTCGTCCCAAAGACGAAAAAGGCCGCCGCTATAAATACGAAGAAATGACTGAACTGGAAGCCGCAGTAAAACAGCCGCTGATCCTGATCAACCCGGAAATCGTCAAAGGCGAAGGCAAGACCACTTTCGATGAAGGCTGTCTGTCCATCCCGGGCTATTACGAAACAGTGGAGCGCTACAACTACATCGAAATGAAAGCATTCGATGTGAATGGCAAAGAGTACATCGTGAAAACCGACGGTCTGCTTGCGATCTGCATGCAGCACGAAATGGATCACCTTGAAGGCACTTTGTTCATCGATCACCTGAGCTTCGTCAAGGGCAACAAAATCAAAAATCAAATCAAGAAGTACGGCTACCCTGTGAAAAAAGAAAAAGAAGGGGATGCTACAACAGCTGACGAAGAAAAGTGTGAAGTGTGA
- the lptG gene encoding LPS export ABC transporter permease LptG: MNRIDRYTAWLFVGYFVGGLLVFLTLFTAVDAMSTMVNYKDVAPSALVNYYLYSFPGIISQLLPVACLLGVILTLTSLNKANELVALFASGMSLIRIAVPMLLLVAVISALGYMAADRVLPRATKQKNYILYYDLKKEPHRFSTIRTDRIWYRSKNSIFNIKTLNAKGDGAQGLTMYFFSDEWDLVQMITAAQVKIQGAQWLLEQGTVTIFNKDSSFPLTSPFKTKSIVMAEDSKDLQSAGQTADMMSQKELEHFIDKNKAAGLDTVAYEVDYHSKISFAFAGLVMCLLGIPFSVGRARSGGTMLNVGICLALVFAYYVFYSSGITLGQHGTLPPVAAAWAPNIVMLGVAFVLLKKLKR, translated from the coding sequence GTGAATAGGATCGATCGTTATACAGCTTGGCTCTTCGTAGGTTACTTCGTGGGTGGCCTTCTGGTGTTTCTGACTCTTTTCACCGCGGTTGACGCGATGTCCACAATGGTCAACTACAAGGATGTCGCTCCCTCGGCATTGGTGAATTATTACCTCTATTCGTTCCCCGGAATTATCTCGCAACTGTTGCCGGTGGCCTGTTTGCTGGGGGTGATCCTGACCCTGACCAGTCTGAATAAAGCCAATGAACTCGTTGCGTTATTTGCCAGCGGGATGAGCCTGATTCGTATCGCGGTGCCGATGCTTTTGTTGGTGGCGGTGATTTCAGCTTTGGGGTACATGGCGGCCGACCGGGTTCTGCCTCGGGCGACCAAACAGAAAAACTACATCCTGTACTACGACCTGAAAAAAGAACCGCATCGTTTTTCCACGATCCGCACGGACCGTATCTGGTACCGCTCTAAAAACTCGATCTTCAATATCAAAACCCTCAATGCCAAAGGGGACGGGGCCCAGGGGCTGACGATGTACTTCTTCAGCGACGAATGGGATCTGGTGCAGATGATCACCGCCGCTCAGGTCAAAATCCAGGGGGCGCAGTGGCTGCTGGAGCAGGGGACAGTGACGATCTTTAACAAGGACTCAAGCTTCCCGCTGACCAGCCCATTTAAAACGAAAAGCATCGTGATGGCCGAGGATTCCAAGGACCTGCAAAGTGCCGGTCAGACCGCCGATATGATGTCACAAAAAGAGCTGGAACACTTCATCGACAAGAACAAGGCGGCGGGCCTGGATACCGTGGCCTATGAGGTGGATTATCATTCCAAAATCAGCTTCGCCTTTGCCGGCCTGGTCATGTGTTTACTGGGTATTCCTTTCAGTGTGGGCCGGGCCCGGTCCGGGGGCACCATGCTGAATGTCGGGATCTGTCTGGCCCTGGTTTTCGCCTATTACGTGTTCTATTCGTCAGGGATTACTTTAGGGCAGCACGGGACCCTGCCTCCAGTGGCGGCGGCGTGGGCCCCCAACATAGTTATGTTGGGTGTGGCCTTCGTTCTTCTCAAAAAGCTGAAACGCTGA
- a CDS encoding response regulator, producing the protein MALRVLLADESSTIKKVMQLALSDFGVEVKSVPVGLDVLQVTKTFKPDIVFADVLLTKRSGYEVCADLKNDAETVNIPVVLMWSGFMEIDEAKATECRADRRLEKPFDADHLRSLVSDLVQKTKSNPVSNFLTFPEMPEFEETPTENTPAAEQEVYAIPEEKSDFLNIPEIDAEEANLLEVSGEEFAAVPLTNPKAEDEHDEGGWAHQDLTKFKIQIPEADGNDFASKFVIPQDDELSGHIEMDGDFEEISFVKSAPEVTKTKAPSAAADSFISNVEKSVKDQMMETLKKGATKSTSTGAAPQPASNAKPNTQSKMDLDPNMMEKIIREEAREVIESICWKVLPEIAERIVREEIKKILRETEKSI; encoded by the coding sequence ATGGCTTTACGCGTCTTGCTTGCAGATGAGAGTTCCACAATCAAAAAAGTAATGCAACTGGCATTGTCTGACTTCGGGGTTGAAGTTAAATCGGTCCCCGTGGGCCTTGATGTATTGCAAGTAACTAAGACCTTCAAGCCGGATATCGTGTTCGCCGATGTGTTGTTGACCAAACGTTCAGGCTACGAAGTTTGTGCGGATCTGAAAAACGACGCTGAAACTGTCAATATTCCGGTTGTGCTGATGTGGAGCGGTTTCATGGAAATCGACGAAGCCAAGGCCACCGAATGCCGTGCGGACCGTCGCTTGGAAAAACCTTTCGATGCCGACCACCTGCGCTCTCTTGTTTCAGATCTGGTGCAAAAAACGAAATCCAATCCAGTTTCCAATTTCCTGACTTTCCCGGAAATGCCAGAGTTTGAAGAAACTCCAACTGAAAACACCCCTGCAGCAGAGCAGGAAGTTTACGCTATTCCAGAGGAAAAAAGCGATTTCCTGAACATCCCGGAAATCGACGCTGAAGAGGCCAACCTGCTGGAAGTTTCCGGCGAGGAATTCGCGGCCGTGCCGTTGACCAATCCCAAAGCGGAAGACGAACACGACGAAGGCGGCTGGGCTCATCAGGATCTGACCAAATTCAAAATCCAGATCCCTGAGGCGGACGGCAATGACTTTGCCTCCAAATTTGTGATCCCTCAGGATGACGAGCTTTCCGGCCACATCGAGATGGATGGCGACTTTGAAGAGATTAGCTTTGTGAAATCCGCTCCGGAAGTGACCAAAACCAAAGCACCTTCGGCTGCTGCGGACTCCTTCATTTCCAACGTGGAAAAATCCGTCAAAGATCAAATGATGGAAACCCTCAAAAAGGGTGCAACAAAAAGCACCTCTACGGGTGCGGCTCCGCAGCCCGCTTCTAATGCTAAGCCCAATACTCAATCCAAGATGGACTTAGACCCCAATATGATGGAAAAGATTATCCGTGAGGAAGCTCGCGAAGTGATCGAATCCATCTGCTGGAAGGTCCTTCCGGAGATTGCTGAGCGCATCGTGCGCGAAGAAATCAAAAAGATCCTCCGCGAAACTGAAAAGTCCATTTAA
- the nadC gene encoding carboxylating nicotinate-nucleotide diphosphorylase — translation MTLLELIRAAIKEDMPHGDVTTESLALKPRMGRARLKAKEDIVLSGAMAFEQSMQALEPTCRIKWHFEEGDEILKNQIICTIEGDLVQILKAERVALNFLGHLSGIATHTRRFVKKIAGTKTKILDTRKTTPAFRDLEKRAVVHGGGVNHRMNLSDAILIKDNHISVMGGITNAINRVREHSNLPIEVEAGTVEDVKEAVAMKAHRILLDNMDNDTLKKALEIIPAEVETEASGNMNLDRVASVAALGVNYISVGALTHSAPCADVSLVFQWED, via the coding sequence ATGACGTTGCTGGAGCTGATCCGCGCTGCCATCAAAGAAGACATGCCTCATGGCGATGTCACCACTGAATCCCTGGCCCTAAAACCCCGTATGGGACGCGCCCGCCTGAAAGCAAAGGAAGACATCGTTCTTTCCGGTGCCATGGCATTTGAACAATCCATGCAGGCTTTGGAACCCACCTGCCGTATCAAGTGGCACTTTGAAGAAGGCGATGAAATTCTTAAAAATCAAATCATCTGCACGATCGAAGGCGATCTGGTGCAAATCCTGAAAGCCGAGCGCGTGGCCTTGAACTTCCTGGGTCATCTGTCCGGGATTGCCACCCATACCCGCCGCTTTGTTAAAAAAATCGCGGGCACCAAAACCAAAATTCTCGACACCCGCAAAACCACTCCGGCCTTCCGCGATCTGGAAAAGCGCGCCGTGGTTCACGGGGGCGGCGTCAATCACCGCATGAATCTGAGCGATGCAATCCTGATCAAGGACAACCACATTTCTGTCATGGGTGGCATCACCAATGCGATCAATCGCGTGCGTGAACACAGCAATCTTCCGATTGAGGTGGAAGCGGGCACCGTGGAGGACGTCAAAGAAGCCGTGGCCATGAAGGCGCACCGAATCCTTCTGGACAACATGGATAACGACACTTTGAAAAAAGCTCTGGAGATCATCCCTGCTGAAGTGGAAACCGAAGCCAGCGGCAACATGAATCTGGACCGTGTGGCTTCTGTGGCGGCCTTGGGCGTGAATTATATCTCTGTCGGCGCGCTGACACATTCAGCTCCGTGCGCAGACGTCAGCCTTGTCTTCCAGTGGGAGGACTAA